In Oryzihumus leptocrescens, the following are encoded in one genomic region:
- a CDS encoding cation:dicarboxylate symporter family transporter, giving the protein MSSTPSAPTAPVTGRRRDRTHWLYVAVIVAVVLGVLVGLVAPDFAVGLKPIGTGFVNLVKMMITPVIFCTIVLGVGSIRKATQVGKVGGLAIGYFLVMSTVALAIGLVVGNLIHPGSGLHLTKALAATGQKQVSGEAGTTTDFVLGIIPTTLFSSLTEGQVLQALFVALLVGFAIQSLGAKGAPALAAIESLQKVVFRVLAMVMWAAPVGAFGAMAALVGATGAKALVSLAQVMLGFYATCAIFVIVVLGTLLRLVAGVSIFRLLRYLGREFLLILSTSSSETALPRLIAKMEHLGISRPVVGITVPTGYSFNLDGTAIYLTMASLFVADALGKPMSIGEQVSLLVFMVIASKGAAGVTGAGLATLAGGLQSHRPDLVDGVGIIVGIDRFMSEARALTNFAGNAVATVLIGTWTGEIDKGRTEEVLSGLVPFDETAADDHGGGPEPDRERELTTV; this is encoded by the coding sequence ATGTCCAGCACCCCCTCAGCGCCGACCGCGCCGGTCACCGGCCGGCGGCGCGACCGCACCCACTGGCTCTACGTCGCGGTCATCGTCGCCGTGGTCCTCGGCGTGCTCGTCGGGCTCGTGGCCCCCGACTTCGCGGTGGGCCTGAAGCCGATCGGCACCGGCTTCGTGAACCTCGTCAAGATGATGATCACCCCGGTCATCTTCTGCACCATCGTGCTCGGGGTCGGCTCGATCCGGAAGGCGACCCAGGTCGGCAAGGTCGGCGGCCTGGCGATCGGCTACTTCCTGGTGATGTCGACCGTCGCGCTCGCGATCGGCCTGGTCGTCGGCAACCTCATCCACCCCGGGTCGGGGCTGCACCTGACCAAGGCGCTGGCTGCGACCGGGCAGAAGCAGGTCAGCGGCGAGGCCGGCACCACCACCGACTTCGTCCTCGGGATCATCCCGACCACGCTGTTCTCCTCGCTCACCGAGGGCCAGGTGCTGCAGGCGCTGTTCGTCGCCCTGCTGGTGGGCTTCGCGATCCAGTCCCTCGGCGCGAAGGGAGCCCCCGCCCTCGCGGCGATCGAGAGCCTGCAGAAGGTCGTCTTCCGGGTGCTCGCGATGGTCATGTGGGCCGCCCCGGTGGGCGCGTTCGGCGCGATGGCCGCCCTCGTCGGCGCGACCGGCGCCAAGGCCCTGGTCTCCCTGGCCCAGGTCATGCTCGGCTTCTACGCCACCTGCGCGATCTTCGTCATCGTGGTGCTGGGCACCTTGCTGCGCCTGGTCGCCGGCGTCTCGATCTTCCGGCTGCTGCGCTACCTCGGCCGCGAGTTCCTGCTGATCCTGTCCACGTCCTCCTCGGAGACGGCGCTGCCGCGGCTGATCGCCAAGATGGAGCACCTCGGCATCTCGCGGCCGGTCGTCGGGATCACCGTGCCGACCGGCTACTCCTTCAACCTCGACGGCACCGCGATCTACCTGACCATGGCCTCGCTGTTCGTCGCCGACGCGCTCGGCAAGCCGATGTCGATCGGCGAGCAGGTCTCGCTGCTGGTCTTCATGGTCATCGCCTCCAAGGGCGCGGCCGGTGTCACCGGCGCCGGCCTGGCCACGCTCGCCGGTGGCCTGCAGTCGCACCGCCCCGACCTGGTCGACGGCGTCGGGATCATCGTCGGCATCGACCGCTTCATGTCCGAGGCGCGGGCGCTGACCAACTTCGCCGGCAACGCGGTGGCCACGGTGCTCATCGGCACGTGGACCGGTGAGATCGACAAGGGCCGCACCGAGGAGGTGCTCAGCGGCCTGGTCCCGTTCGACGAGACCGCCGCCGACGACCACGGAGGTGGCCCGGAGCCCGACCGCGAGCGCGAGCTCACGACCGTCTGA
- a CDS encoding TIGR03668 family PPOX class F420-dependent oxidoreductase, producing MRLEESECRERFGAARRVVLATCGADRQPHLVPVTFALVGDVVVSAVDHKPKTTTRLRRLGNIAENPSVSLLLDHYENDWDRLWWVRADARATVVMDGPEWSQAVAWLVERYPAYATTPPTGPVVRARITRWSGWAASPTS from the coding sequence ATGCGCCTGGAGGAGTCGGAGTGCCGCGAGCGGTTCGGCGCCGCCCGCCGGGTGGTGCTGGCCACCTGTGGGGCGGACCGGCAGCCGCACCTCGTGCCGGTGACCTTCGCCCTGGTCGGGGACGTCGTGGTGAGCGCCGTGGACCACAAGCCGAAGACGACGACCCGGCTGCGCCGGCTGGGCAACATCGCCGAGAACCCCTCTGTCTCCTTGCTGCTCGACCACTACGAGAACGACTGGGACCGGCTGTGGTGGGTGCGTGCGGACGCCCGCGCCACCGTCGTCATGGACGGGCCGGAGTGGTCGCAGGCCGTCGCGTGGCTGGTGGAGCGCTACCCGGCGTACGCCACCACCCCGCCGACCGGCCCGGTGGTCCGGGCGAG